A part of Dermacentor variabilis isolate Ectoservices chromosome 10, ASM5094787v1, whole genome shotgun sequence genomic DNA contains:
- the LOC142560119 gene encoding beta-galactosidase-like, translating to MNRSVAMHASHALIAVTAIACCLLATQARGEQAKFNRSFTVDYENDRFLKDGKPFRFVSGSMHYFRVPKPYWSDRLVKMKMAGLNAIQTYVEWSGHEPEPGHYNFEGNYDLLTFLETAKDLNLYVILRPGPYICGERDNGGLPYWLLRINPKMKYRSSDETYIKAVDRWFDQLLPKVVPYLYNNGGPIITVQVENEYGLYDVCDKVYMRHLVDKLQQHLGNDVVLFRTDTPWDKAYECDHVDGTLVTTDFGPTKSTVKDAYAAVKRAQPHGPFVVTEYYCGRQDVWSFVHDKVDKRRVVDTFEQIMSQYNGSVNFYMFHGGTNYGFGNGNRPPPQLTSYDHGSPLSEAGDPTDLYYMIRNATAKFLPLPPGPVPVPAPKLNIGSVSLTRSSPLTEVMDWFRNRGYLKTVRAENPLTFEELSQAYGYVVYSTRVSFRPKSPSLLTVAGIKDRGYVMTRVTRSVLSLDEKVFSASVVAAAGETLTILVENQGRQNYGEGNHDPKGITSEVTLGHAVLTNWTMEGVPLVHDEDLDRLGSFLSKHGHAHENGTHSQPPTFFYGTFTLPQGQEPLDTFFDPTGWGKGVLVVNGFNLGRYWPSIGPQVTLYVPGSLLRPYPQENTFILFETELVPSEPPAVQFVDTPNIDGPIPSTPAGRSHG from the exons ATGAATAGAAGCGTCGCGATGCACGCGTCCCACGCGTTAATTGCCGTGACGGCAATCGCGTGTTGTCTCCTGGCAACGCAGGCCCGCGGAGAACAGGCGAAGTTCAACCGCTCGTTCACAGTAGACTACGAGAACGACCGCTTCCTCAAAGATGGCAAACCATTCCGATTCGTTTCCGGTTCCATGCACTACTTCCGAGTTCCTAAGCCTTACTGGAGCGATCGTCTGGTGAAGATGAAGATGGCTGGCCTCAACGCGATCCAAACTTACGTCGAATGGAGCGGCCACGAACCGGAACCAGGCCACTACAACTTCGAAGGTAACTACGACCTCTTGACCTTCCTGGAGACGGCGAAGGACCTAAACCTGTACGTGATCCTGAGGCCCGGTCCTTACATCTGCGGCGAGCGAGACAATGGCGGGCTTCCGTACTGGCTGCTCAGGATAAACCCCAAGATGAAATACAGGTCCTCGGACGAGACGTACATCAAAGCGGTGGACCGCTGGTTTGACCAGCTCCTGCCCAAGGTGGTGCCGTACTTGTACAATAACGGTGGCCCCATCATCACCGTCCAG GTGGAGAACGAGTACGGTCTCTACGACGTGTGCGACAAGGTCTACATGCGACACCTGGTGGACAAGCTGCAGCAGCACCTGGGCAATGACGTGGTGCTCTTCCGCACCGACACGCCGTGGGACAAGGCGTACGAGTGCGATCACGTGGACGGCACTCTGGTCACGACCGACTTCGGCCCCACCAAGTCCACCGTGAAAGACGCCTACGCGGCGGTCAAGAGGGCCCAGCCACACGGGCCGTTCGTCGTTACGGAGTACTACTGCGGCCGACAG GACGTGTGGTCGTTCGTACACGACAAGGTGGACAAGCGGCGCGTCGTCGACACCTTCGAGCAGATCATGTCCCAGTACAACGGGTCGGTCAACTTCTACATGTTCCACGGCGGCACAAACTACGGCTTCGGAAACGGCAACCGGCCGCCCCCGCAGCTAACGAGCTACGACCACGGCTCACCGCTCTCGGAGGCCGGCGACCCCACGGACCTGTACTACATGATCCGGAACGCGACGGCCAAGTTCCTTCCGCTTCCGCCGGGCCCGGTTCCGGTTCCGGCTCCCAAGTTGAACATCGGAAGCGTATCGCTGACGCGCAGCTCACCGCTGACGGAGGTGATGGACTGGTTTCGGAACCGGGGCTACCTCAAGACCGTGCGCGCCGAGAATCCGCTGACGTTCGAAGAACTGAGCCAAGCCTACGGCTACGTCGTCTACAGCACGCGCGTGTCGTTTAGGCCTAAGAGTCCGTCCCTACTGACGGTTGCCGGCATTAAGGACAGGGGCTACGTGATGACGAGAGTGACCCGAAGCGTGCTCAGCTTGGACGAGAAGGTGTTCAGCGCCTCCGTGGTGGCGGCAGCGGGAGAAACGCTCACGATCCTCGTGGAGAACCAGGGCCGACAGAACTACGGAGAAGGAAACCACGACCCCAAG GGCATCACATCAGAGGTGACACTGGGACATGCCGTACTGACCAACTGGACAATGGAAGGCGTGCCGCTCGTTCACGATGAAGATCTGGATCGTCTTGGCTCATTTCTTTCGAAGCATGGTCACGCACACGAAAACGGCACACATTCCCAGCCACCGACGTTTTTCTACGGTACCTTCACATTGCCACAAGGGCAGGAGCCACTGGACACCTTCTTCGATCCCACCGGCTGGGGAAAGGGTGTGCTCGTAGTTAACGGCTTCAACCTCGGCCGTTATTGGCCGTCCATCGGGCCACAAGTGACCCTGTACGTGCCAGGCTCGCTCCTACGACCTTATCCGCAAGAAAACACGTTTATCTTATTTGAGACGGAGCTAGTGCCGTCAGAGCCACCCGCGGTGCAGTTTGTGGACACGCCCAACATCGACGGGCCTATTCCCAGCACACCAGCAGGAAGAAGCCATGGTTGA
- the LOC142560118 gene encoding beta-galactosidase-like isoform X2, with translation MGGLCFFVVLLLCLGPSAAGNVGRSFTVDYENDRFLKDGEPFRYISGSMHYFRVPRLYWRDRMVKMRMAGLNALQTYVEWSGHEPEAGQFNFAGGYNLEAFLDTAADVGLLVILRPGPYICSERDNGGLPYWLRRIDAQVRCRSSGASYMAAVVRWLEVLLPKVRPYLYKNGGPILTVQVENEYGNSGPCDKAYLHSLVAQFKRHLGEDAVLFFTDYPTDKAYECDLASGPLVTADMGATVNVTHMFDIVRRNMRRGPLVVTEYYPGWMDNWGKRHARVDKREFLKTFETILMMNASVNVYMFHGGTNFGFANGANPLPEPTSYDFEAPLNESGDPTETYYAIRNITARYLPAPHGKLPVPALKMNLGPVELRWCYPLSEMLDYLRAHHRLKTVTSQFPLSFEEIGQDRGYVVYTTTVRFQPHSPAILAAPGIKDRGYVLTAVTKAVLSKDQKIFSAPIVVKQGNNITILVENTGRNNGGLCETKGIISNVTLDNHVLSGWTMEPLPMDNSSVLTHLTEAFDISNVVRRCSRPSECYGNFPHVEPQCSAPAAFFGTFMLPEGQKPLDTFLDPTGWGKGVAIVNGFNLGRYWPSIGPQVTLYVPGVLLRPHPETNTVLLFETESAPPGNRTVSFVDVPNIDGPVPGDKGRSGA, from the exons ATGGGCGGCTTGTGCTTCTTCGTGGTTCTCTTGCTGTGTTTGGGACCTTCGGCAGCCGGAAACGTTGGCAGATCTTTCACCGTAGACTACGAGAACGACCGCTTCCTCAAGGACGGAGAGCCATTTCGTTACATTTCCGGTTCGATGCACTACTTCCGGGTGCCGCGGCTCTATTGGCGCGATCGCATGGTCAAGATGAGAATGGCCGGACTGAACGCCCTGCAGACCTACGTCGAATGGAGCGGCCACGAGCCGGAGGCGGGACAGTTCAACTTCGCCGGTGGCTACAACCTGGAGGCTTTCCTGGACACCGCTGCGGACGTTGGGCTCCTGGTCATACTGAGACCGGGCCCGTACATCTGCTCTGAGAGGGACAATGGCGGCTTGCCTTACTGGCTACGAAGAATCGACGCACAGGTGAGGTGCAGGTCTTCGGGCGCATCGTACATGGCGGCTGTGGTGAGGTGGCTGGAGGTGCTTCTTCCCAAGGTCCGGCCGTACTTGTACAAGAACGGAGGACCTATCCTGACGGTTCAAGTGGAGAACGAGTACGGAAACTCGGGACCTTGCGACAAGGCGTACCTGCACAGTCTTGTCGCTCAGTTCAAGAGGCACTTAGGAGAAGACGCCGTGCTTTTTTTCACGGACTACCCGACCGACAAGGCGTACGAGTGCGACCTCGCCAGTGGTCCGCTGGTAACGGCCGACATGGGAGCTACGGTGAACGTGACGCACATGTTCGACATTGTGCGAAGAAACATGAGAAGGGGACCGCTGGTCGTCACAGAGTACTATCCCGGTTGGATGGACAACTGGGGCAAGCGACACGCGAGGGTAGATAAGCGGGAATTTCTCAAGACCTTCGAGACCATTCTCATGATGAACGCCTCGGTCAACGTCTACATGTTTCACGGAGGCACTAACTTCGGATTCGCGAACGGAGCCAATCCACTCCCGGAGCCGACCAGCTACGACTTCGAAGCGCCTCTCAATGAAAGCGGGGACCCGACGGAGACGTACTACGCTATCAGAAATATCACAGCGCGGTATTTGCCCGCGCCGCACGGGAAATTGCCAGTGCCGGCTCTTAAGATGAACCTCGGACCAGTTGAACTGAGGTGGTGTTACCCACTCAGTGAGATGCTAGACTACTTGCGAGCTCACCATAGGCTTAAAACGGTGACGTCACAGTTCCCACTGTCCTTCGAAGAGATCGGGCAGGATAGAGGTTACGTCGTTTACACCACAACTGTCAGGTTTCAACCGCACAGTCCAGCCATACTGGCGGCTCCTGGCATCAAGGACAGAGGTTACGTGTTGACTGCGGTAACGAAAGCCGTTCTTAGCAAAGACCAAAAAATTTTCAGTGCTCCCATTGTTGTGAAGCAGGGAAATAACATCACAATTCTCGTGGAGAACACTGGACGCAACAACGGCGGTCTCTGCGAAACAAAG GGAATCATCTCCAACGTCACCCTGGACAACCACGTGCTCTCTGGCTGGACCATGGAACCGCTGCCGATGGACAATTCCAGCGTGTTGACACATCTGACAGAGGCATTCGATATTTCGAACGTAGTGCGACGATGTTCTCGACCTTCCGAGTGTTACGGCAACTTTCCGCACGTAGAGCCTCAGTGCTCGGCTCCCGCTGCGTTCTTCGGGACATTCATGCTGCCCGAAGGTCAGAAGCCATTGGACACCTTCCTAGACCCGACGGGTTGGGGTAAAGGCGTGGCCATTGTCAACGGCTTCAATCTGGGTCGCTACTGGCCCAGCATCGGCCCACAG GTGACCCTGTACGTTCCCGGAGTGCTGCTCCGTCCACATCCGGAGACGAACACCGTCCTGCTCTTCGAGACCGAGTCCGCGCCGCCAGGCAACAGGACCGTCAGTTTCGTGGATGTGCCGAACATCGACGGCCCCGTGCCCGGTGACAAAGGGCGCTCGGGAGCCTAG
- the LOC142560118 gene encoding beta-galactosidase-like isoform X1: protein MARLTALLTLGASLLACSNCDSSGRSFTVDYANNQFLKDGRPFRYISGSLHYFRVPRAYWQDRMEKMRLAGLNALQTYVEWSGHEPEPGKFNFEGDYDLKAFLDTAKKVGLLVIFRPGPYICAERDNGGLPYWLLRLNPNMKYRSSDPSYLSRVDKFFGVLLPMVEPYLYKNGGPIITVQVENEYGSYIYCDKAYMRHLVNVTQRYLGQDVVLFRTDAVSDAVYRCDSVEGPLVTADFGSNVNVDAMFATVRRAMKQGPLVVTEYYPGWLDHWGSRHAKVDQGLVMKTFEKILQYNASVNFYMFHGGTNFGFMNGANPPPQPTSYDYGAPLTEAGDPNDTYFKIREVVGRYLPLPNGTLPVPAPKLKLGAVNLDSCAPLDAIRDFLRQQGYVTPVVSHRPLSFEELGHAYGYAVYTTQVSFRPASPADLAIPGIKNRGYVLTAQTRAVVSTDQLVYSAPVVVRRGENITILVENTGRINYGAGNRDMKGIISNVTLDNHVLSGWTMEPLPMDNSSVLTHLTEAFDISNVVRRCSRPSECYGNFPHVEPQCSAPAAFFGTFMLPEGQKPLDTFLDPTGWGKGVAIVNGFNLGRYWPSIGPQVTLYVPGVLLRPHPETNTVLLFETESAPPGNRTVSFVDVPNIDGPVPGDKGRSGA, encoded by the exons ATGGCTCGTCTGACCGCGCTCCTGACACTGGGAGCGTCGCTGCTCGCGTGCTCCAACTGCGACTCAAGCGGCCGCTCGTTCACCGTCGACTATGCCAACAACCAGTTCCTCAAGGACGGCCGGCCCTTCCGCTACATTTCGGGTTCCCTGCACTACTTCCGCGTCCCCAGGGCGTACTGGCAGGACCGCATGGAAAAGATGAGACTCGCTGGCCTCAACGCGCTTCAAACGTACGTGGAATGGAGCGGCCACGAACCGGAACCCGGAAAGTTCAACTTCGAGGGCGACTACGACCTGAAGGCTTTCTTGGACACTGCGAAGAAAGTCGGGTTGCTCGTGATCTTCAGACCGGGTCCGTACATATGTGCCGAAAGGGATAACGGCGGCTTGCCCTACTGGCTCCTGAGGTTGAACCCGAACATGAAGTACAGGTCGTCGGACCCTTCCTACCTCTCCCGCGTGGACAAGTTCTTCGGCGTTCTGTTGCCGATGGTCGAGCCGTACCTTTACAAGAACGGTGGTCCCATCATCACCGTGCAGGTGGAGAACGAGTACGGCAGTTACATTTATTGCGACAAGGCTTACATGCGACACTTGGTCAACGTTACCCAACGCTACCTCGGGCAAGACGTCGTTCTCTTTAGGACTGACGCTGTGAGTGACGCCGTCTACAGGTGCGACAGCGTCGAAGGACCGCTAGTGACAGCTGATTTCGGCTCGAACGTGAACGTGGACGCAATGTTCGCAACCGTCAGGAGGGCCATGAAGCAAGGTCCGCTCGTGGTCACGGAGTACTATCCCGGATGGTTAGACCACTGGGGTAGCCGTCACGCCAAAGTCGACCAGGGGCTCGTGATGAAGACCTTCGAGAAGATCCTGCAGTACAACGCGTCGGTCAATTTCTACATGTTTCATGGAGGAACCAACTTCGGATTCATGAACGGTGCCAATCCGCCGCCGCAGCCGACGAGCTACGACTACGGAGCGCCTTTGACCGAAGCCGGCGATCCCAACGACACCTACTTCAAGATACGGGAAGTTGTCGGTCGCTACCTGCCACTTCCGAACGGAACGCTTCCCGTTCCGGCTCCCAAGTTGAAGCTGGGCGCCGTGAACTTGGACTCTTGCGCGCCCCTTGACGCTATCCGTGATTTCTTGCGCCAGCAGGGGTACGTCACCCCCGTCGTGTCTCACCGACCACTGTCGTTTGAAGAGCTCGGTCACGCTTACGGTTACGCTGTGTACACGACACAGGTTTCATTTCGGCCGGCAAGCCCCGCCGACTTGGCTATTCCGGGCATTAAGAACAGGGGATACGTGCTCACTGCACAGACGCGGGCGGTGGTGAGCACAGATCAACTCGTGTACAGCGCACCCGTGGTGGTGCGGCGTGGCGAGAACATCACCATTCTCGTCGAAAACACAGGCAGGATCAATTACGGAGCCGGGAATCGCGACATGAAG GGAATCATCTCCAACGTCACCCTGGACAACCACGTGCTCTCTGGCTGGACCATGGAACCGCTGCCGATGGACAATTCCAGCGTGTTGACACATCTGACAGAGGCATTCGATATTTCGAACGTAGTGCGACGATGTTCTCGACCTTCCGAGTGTTACGGCAACTTTCCGCACGTAGAGCCTCAGTGCTCGGCTCCCGCTGCGTTCTTCGGGACATTCATGCTGCCCGAAGGTCAGAAGCCATTGGACACCTTCCTAGACCCGACGGGTTGGGGTAAAGGCGTGGCCATTGTCAACGGCTTCAATCTGGGTCGCTACTGGCCCAGCATCGGCCCACAG GTGACCCTGTACGTTCCCGGAGTGCTGCTCCGTCCACATCCGGAGACGAACACCGTCCTGCTCTTCGAGACCGAGTCCGCGCCGCCAGGCAACAGGACCGTCAGTTTCGTGGATGTGCCGAACATCGACGGCCCCGTGCCCGGTGACAAAGGGCGCTCGGGAGCCTAG